From the Streptomyces pluripotens genome, one window contains:
- a CDS encoding TIGR01777 family oxidoreductase, translating into MRVAITGSNGLIGSALTRSLLTDGHQVVRLVRNSPAAPGDGSESAHWDPLAGHVQPGALDGVDAVVHLAGAGIGDKRWTATYKREIRSSRVRGTATIARACAESEDPPRVLVSASATGHYGDTGARTVDETGPAGDDFLASVCVDWEAAAHPARRAGIRVVHPRTGLVVSTRGGAFGRLFPLFRLGIGGRLGSGDQYWPIVSLTDHIAALRFVLASDALCGPVNFTAPEPPTNREVTRAMSHVLGRPAPAPVPAFALRVALGEFAASITCSARVVPAALLRTGFVFRHPTVEEALDAVLRTSD; encoded by the coding sequence ATGCGCGTCGCGATCACCGGCTCCAACGGACTCATCGGCTCCGCCCTCACCCGTTCCCTCCTCACCGACGGGCACCAGGTCGTCCGCCTCGTCCGCAACAGTCCGGCAGCCCCCGGGGACGGCAGCGAATCCGCGCACTGGGACCCGCTCGCCGGGCACGTCCAGCCCGGAGCGCTGGACGGCGTCGACGCCGTCGTCCACCTGGCCGGTGCAGGCATCGGGGACAAACGATGGACCGCGACGTACAAACGGGAGATCCGTAGCAGCCGCGTACGAGGGACTGCGACCATCGCCCGGGCCTGCGCGGAATCCGAGGATCCGCCCCGTGTTCTGGTGTCCGCGTCCGCGACCGGCCACTACGGCGACACCGGCGCGCGCACCGTGGACGAAACCGGGCCGGCCGGAGACGACTTCCTTGCGTCCGTCTGCGTCGACTGGGAAGCCGCGGCGCACCCGGCCCGGAGGGCCGGTATCCGTGTCGTGCATCCACGCACGGGTCTGGTGGTCTCCACCCGAGGCGGTGCCTTCGGCCGGCTCTTCCCGCTCTTCCGCCTGGGCATCGGTGGCCGCCTCGGCTCCGGCGACCAGTACTGGCCGATCGTCTCACTGACCGATCACATCGCGGCGCTCCGCTTCGTCCTCGCCAGCGACGCCCTCTGCGGGCCGGTCAACTTCACTGCCCCCGAGCCACCGACGAACCGTGAGGTGACCAGGGCGATGAGCCATGTCCTGGGCCGCCCGGCACCCGCGCCGGTTCCCGCCTTCGCGCTCCGCGTGGCACTCGGCGAGTTCGCCGCGAGCATCACGTGCAGCGCACGTGTGGTGCCGGCCGCCCTGCTGAGAACGGGCTTCGTCTTCCGCCACCCGACGGTCGAAGAAGCACTCGACGCGGTGCTCCGCACCAGCGACTGA
- a CDS encoding GNAT family N-acetyltransferase codes for MSELPTLLACLPVGYRSRPATTADAGAVHRLIAECEHQRHGRALTGIDRVAEDLGLTDAEPDPDTVLVTGPKGQPAGWGWVKGRRASIRVHPGHLGRGLGSALLAWCEARARQQGTDRLSQSVSDGDHPARALLQAGGYFPLVTEWLLEIAMPVEPEVPEPPAGITMRPFRAGDEQEAYQVTEDAFDEWQRRRKTFAQWARLTVENTAFEPAASPLALAGDQMVGVVLSSDVPDSDEGYVERVAVRRDHRGRGIARLLLQETFRTFYQQGKRTCTLWTHTATGALPLYQQIGMTVRHSTTVYSKPLTIGRPGT; via the coding sequence ATGTCCGAACTCCCCACACTCCTCGCATGCCTGCCCGTCGGTTACCGGAGCCGCCCGGCGACCACGGCCGACGCGGGAGCGGTTCACCGTCTGATCGCGGAGTGCGAGCACCAACGGCACGGTCGTGCGCTGACTGGGATCGACCGTGTCGCCGAGGATCTCGGCCTGACCGATGCGGAACCCGATCCGGACACCGTGCTCGTGACGGGACCGAAGGGGCAGCCGGCCGGCTGGGGTTGGGTGAAAGGCCGGCGAGCCAGCATCCGCGTGCACCCCGGTCACCTCGGGCGGGGCCTCGGCAGCGCGCTGCTCGCCTGGTGCGAAGCGCGGGCCCGACAGCAGGGAACCGACCGGCTGTCCCAGTCGGTCTCCGACGGCGACCATCCGGCGAGAGCGCTCCTGCAGGCCGGTGGGTACTTTCCGCTCGTCACAGAATGGTTGCTGGAGATCGCGATGCCCGTCGAGCCGGAGGTTCCTGAGCCGCCGGCGGGAATCACCATGCGGCCCTTCCGGGCCGGGGACGAACAAGAGGCGTACCAGGTCACCGAGGACGCCTTCGACGAGTGGCAGCGACGGCGGAAGACCTTCGCGCAATGGGCCCGGCTCACGGTGGAAAACACCGCGTTCGAACCGGCCGCGTCACCACTGGCCCTCGCCGGTGACCAGATGGTCGGTGTAGTGCTGTCCTCGGACGTCCCGGACAGTGACGAAGGATACGTCGAGCGGGTCGCCGTACGCCGCGACCACCGCGGCCGGGGCATCGCCCGTCTGCTGCTGCAGGAGACGTTCCGCACCTTCTACCAGCAGGGGAAGCGGACCTGCACCCTGTGGACGCACACGGCCACCGGGGCACTTCCGCTCTACCAACAGATCGGCATGACGGTGCGGCACAGCACCACGGTCTACAGCAAGCCCCTCACCATCGGACGGCCGGGCACCTGA
- a CDS encoding chloride channel protein, whose translation MSGTLAQTPPPEESEQQQMLLRPAYLRLLLLSVLLGVPIAFACFFFVSIQHWLQHQVWQELPRTVGYDRAPWWWSLPALALAGLILAPIVTRMPGRGGHVPVRGLGGAPTAPRELPGVVLAAVLTLPLGVVLGPEAPLMAVGSALALLGIRLAKRAADPRSRGVVATAGSTAAISTILGGPLVAAVMVVEAAGLAGPELALLLLPCLTTSAAGALVFTGFGHWTGLSIGALSLPTVPPDAVPDAGDFLWGIPAAVLVALVVTHAHRLGEYTNQWTSQHAKAVRTILCAVAVGVCIAVYTLLTDRPPTEAALSGQAGLAQLAADPRSWPVGALIALVLCKGIAWGICLGCLRGGPIFPSLLVGTATAVACAGLPGFGDTPALALGIAVAATVVTGLPLTSSVLAGLLMGHDAYNQMPLIVISAVIAFLTSRLSQRRKREKTGSAAHGEA comes from the coding sequence GTGAGCGGAACCTTGGCCCAGACACCGCCCCCGGAGGAGTCCGAGCAGCAGCAGATGCTGCTGCGCCCCGCCTATTTGAGGCTTCTGCTGCTGTCGGTGCTGCTGGGTGTGCCCATCGCCTTCGCCTGCTTCTTCTTCGTCAGCATCCAGCACTGGCTTCAGCACCAGGTGTGGCAGGAACTCCCCCGTACGGTCGGATACGACCGCGCCCCCTGGTGGTGGTCGCTGCCCGCGCTCGCGCTGGCCGGGCTGATCCTCGCCCCGATCGTCACCCGCATGCCTGGACGCGGCGGACATGTGCCCGTGCGCGGACTGGGCGGCGCACCCACCGCGCCACGTGAGCTGCCGGGAGTGGTGCTGGCCGCCGTACTGACCTTGCCGCTGGGAGTCGTGCTGGGGCCGGAGGCACCGCTGATGGCCGTGGGCTCCGCGCTCGCGCTGCTCGGTATCCGCCTGGCGAAGAGGGCGGCCGATCCCCGCTCCAGAGGGGTCGTCGCCACCGCAGGGTCGACAGCGGCGATCTCCACCATTCTCGGCGGACCGCTGGTCGCCGCGGTCATGGTGGTCGAGGCGGCGGGGCTGGCCGGGCCGGAACTCGCGCTGCTGCTCCTGCCCTGCCTGACGACCAGTGCGGCCGGAGCTCTGGTCTTCACCGGGTTCGGTCACTGGACCGGTCTGTCGATCGGCGCGCTCTCGCTCCCCACCGTGCCGCCCGACGCGGTCCCGGACGCCGGAGACTTCCTCTGGGGTATCCCGGCGGCCGTCCTCGTCGCCCTGGTCGTCACCCACGCGCACCGGCTCGGGGAGTACACCAACCAGTGGACCTCGCAGCATGCCAAGGCCGTCCGTACGATCCTGTGCGCCGTGGCGGTGGGGGTCTGTATCGCCGTGTACACCCTGCTCACCGATCGTCCCCCGACCGAGGCGGCACTGTCGGGGCAGGCCGGGCTCGCCCAGTTGGCCGCCGACCCACGGTCCTGGCCCGTCGGCGCCCTCATCGCACTCGTCCTGTGCAAGGGGATCGCCTGGGGAATCTGTCTGGGCTGTCTGCGGGGCGGCCCGATCTTCCCGTCCCTGCTGGTGGGCACCGCGACGGCCGTGGCGTGCGCGGGGCTGCCCGGCTTCGGGGACACTCCGGCACTCGCGCTCGGTATCGCCGTCGCCGCCACGGTCGTCACCGGGTTGCCCCTGACCAGTTCGGTCTTGGCCGGTCTCCTCATGGGGCACGACGCGTACAACCAAATGCCCCTCATCGTCATCTCTGCCGTCATCGCCTTTCTCACCAGTCGTCTCTCGCAACGACGGAAGAGGGAGAAGACGGGCTCCGCCGCGCACGGCGAAGCGTGA
- a CDS encoding phosphocholine-specific phospholipase C, protein MTPISRRGFVGLGASVAAGVTLGAGARTATAAPAPATGTIKDVKHVVILMQENRSFDHYFGRLRGVRGFDDRSGITLAGEHSVFDQPNGLGRQYPWKLSATPSAGGKDGETLAQCNGDLPHSWSSQHSAWNKGRLDSWVSAVGNVRTLGYLDRSDIPFHYALADNYTVCDGYFSSTLSATGPNRTYLWSGKVDSSSYDGGDESGLTWQNYAEALQAAGVTWKVYQNAADNYGDNGCAYFKRFANARAGDPLYDRGMSSVPAVTGSTPDDIAAAIRADVVGGTLPQVSWVVPNQAFSEHPYAPPGDGAHFVNLVYQALSADRDVFDSTVLFLNYDENDGYFDHVPPPAPPAGTPGEFLNGVPYGFGFRVPMIVISPWTRGGWVSSEVFEHTSVLRFLETWTAALGKPATCSTISDWRRRVSGDLTGVFDFANPVHGPVSLPATRVIGINTCAPLPNPVPTDNTLPAQETGTRPARALPYQPGGYLDRLEFGASGRILAWLTMTNQGAPASRAAHFSIHPNAYRDTSPWQYTVDPGSTASDYFNIGSGYGDGRYDLTMVGPNRFLRRFQGDATKAGRTAEVSTRYAVEPGTGKLAIYFSMRNSGSTPVKFTITSHRYRSDGPWTYTVAPGASTEDFFNAVAYTHGWYDFTVTVDSDASWSRRFTGHLETGTASVSG, encoded by the coding sequence ATGACACCGATCAGCCGAAGAGGGTTCGTGGGGCTCGGCGCTTCCGTGGCGGCGGGCGTGACGCTGGGTGCCGGCGCGCGTACGGCGACCGCGGCACCGGCCCCGGCAACCGGCACGATCAAGGACGTGAAGCACGTGGTGATCCTCATGCAGGAGAACCGCAGCTTCGACCACTACTTCGGGCGTCTGAGGGGTGTGCGCGGCTTCGACGACCGCAGCGGCATCACTCTGGCCGGAGAGCACTCGGTCTTCGACCAGCCGAACGGCCTGGGCCGGCAGTACCCGTGGAAGCTGAGCGCGACCCCCTCAGCCGGCGGCAAGGACGGCGAGACACTCGCCCAGTGCAACGGCGATCTGCCCCATTCCTGGTCCTCGCAGCACTCCGCCTGGAACAAGGGCCGCCTGGACAGCTGGGTGTCGGCCGTGGGCAACGTCCGCACCCTCGGCTACCTCGACCGCTCCGACATCCCTTTTCACTACGCACTCGCCGACAACTACACCGTCTGCGACGGGTATTTCTCCTCCACCCTCAGTGCGACGGGCCCCAACCGCACGTATCTGTGGAGCGGCAAGGTCGACTCCTCCAGCTACGACGGCGGTGATGAGTCCGGGCTGACCTGGCAGAATTATGCCGAGGCGCTCCAGGCCGCCGGAGTCACCTGGAAGGTCTACCAGAACGCGGCGGACAACTACGGGGACAACGGCTGCGCCTACTTCAAGCGCTTCGCGAACGCCAGGGCCGGCGATCCGCTGTACGACCGCGGCATGTCGTCGGTACCTGCGGTGACCGGCTCCACCCCGGACGACATCGCCGCCGCCATCAGGGCCGATGTCGTGGGGGGCACTCTCCCCCAGGTCTCCTGGGTCGTCCCCAACCAGGCCTTCTCGGAGCACCCGTACGCCCCGCCCGGCGACGGCGCCCACTTCGTCAACCTCGTCTACCAGGCCCTCTCGGCGGATCGGGACGTCTTCGACTCCACGGTCCTCTTCCTCAACTACGACGAGAACGACGGGTACTTCGACCACGTGCCCCCGCCGGCTCCGCCGGCCGGGACGCCGGGCGAGTTCCTCAACGGGGTGCCGTACGGTTTCGGGTTCCGCGTACCGATGATCGTCATCTCACCGTGGACGCGCGGCGGCTGGGTCTCCTCGGAAGTGTTCGAGCACACCTCGGTGCTACGTTTCCTGGAGACCTGGACGGCCGCCCTCGGCAAGCCCGCCACGTGCTCCACCATCAGCGACTGGCGGCGCAGGGTGAGCGGCGACCTGACCGGTGTCTTCGACTTCGCCAACCCGGTCCACGGCCCGGTCTCCCTGCCCGCGACTCGTGTCATCGGCATCAACACCTGTGCCCCACTGCCCAATCCGGTGCCGACGGACAACACCCTGCCCGCCCAGGAGACAGGTACCCGTCCGGCACGTGCACTGCCGTACCAGCCGGGCGGGTACCTGGACCGTCTGGAGTTCGGGGCCTCCGGCAGAATCCTGGCCTGGCTCACCATGACCAACCAGGGCGCACCCGCGTCCCGGGCAGCCCACTTCTCCATTCATCCCAACGCCTACCGCGACACTTCTCCCTGGCAATACACCGTCGACCCGGGCAGTACGGCCTCCGACTACTTCAACATCGGTTCGGGCTACGGTGACGGCAGGTACGACCTGACGATGGTCGGCCCCAACCGCTTCCTGCGCCGCTTCCAGGGCGATGCGACCAAAGCGGGCAGGACGGCTGAGGTGAGCACCCGGTACGCCGTGGAACCCGGTACGGGCAAGCTCGCCATCTACTTCAGCATGCGCAACTCGGGTTCCACGCCGGTGAAATTCACCATCACGTCCCATCGCTACCGCAGTGACGGCCCCTGGACCTACACCGTCGCCCCCGGCGCTTCGACAGAGGACTTCTTCAACGCCGTCGCCTACACGCACGGCTGGTACGACTTCACGGTGACCGTCGACTCCGACGCCTCCTGGTCGCGCCGTTTCACCGGCCATCTGGAGACGGGCACCGCCAGCGTCAGCGGCTGA
- a CDS encoding class I SAM-dependent methyltransferase: protein MRTTVPPWAAAGSYAAALHAGRGPLFLRRDDGWLLPLEVERWCARPDAVDLEVLDRCEGAVLDVGCGPGRLVSELAARGRITLGIDVSDAAVAHTVRTGGRALRRSVFDPLPGEGRWDTVLLMDGNLGIGGDPDALLERLARLLRPGGLLIAETAPVDVDERAWVQVVDDAVTGAHTAGESFPWARLGTPALLRYARGWEQAGQWSAGGRCFVALRTRRASSNAEPPKSTALISSHLPR from the coding sequence ATGAGGACCACCGTCCCCCCGTGGGCCGCTGCGGGTTCCTATGCCGCAGCCCTGCATGCCGGACGGGGCCCACTGTTCCTGCGCCGGGACGACGGCTGGCTGCTGCCGCTGGAGGTCGAACGCTGGTGTGCGCGGCCCGACGCGGTGGATCTGGAGGTGCTGGACCGGTGTGAGGGAGCCGTGTTGGACGTGGGGTGCGGGCCCGGGCGGCTGGTGTCGGAACTAGCCGCCCGTGGCCGAATCACCCTCGGTATCGATGTGAGTGATGCGGCCGTCGCCCACACGGTACGGACCGGGGGCCGGGCGCTGCGGCGTTCGGTCTTCGATCCGCTCCCGGGCGAAGGCCGCTGGGACACTGTCCTGCTCATGGACGGCAACCTCGGCATCGGCGGCGACCCGGACGCGCTCCTCGAACGGCTGGCCCGGCTGCTGCGGCCCGGCGGGTTGCTGATCGCCGAGACCGCACCGGTGGATGTTGACGAACGGGCGTGGGTGCAGGTCGTCGACGATGCCGTCACCGGCGCGCACACCGCCGGCGAGTCCTTTCCCTGGGCGCGGCTCGGCACGCCCGCCCTGCTCCGGTACGCGAGGGGCTGGGAGCAGGCTGGTCAGTGGTCGGCCGGCGGCCGGTGCTTCGTCGCCCTGCGCACCCGCAGGGCCAGCAGCAACGCCGAGCCGCCGAAGAGCACCGCGCTGATCAGCAGCCACCTGCCGAGGTAG
- a CDS encoding DUF6083 domain-containing protein → MGVHDDSIIPLPGPDGVRQPAAGTPRPWENTDRAQAAVDGATGPEPPGPPRCPHCGLAGERRPTYTDRHVLLEPGLVLPAHLVPGGHRWHLDGNGVAWNGGFAEPPPGTSCRVPHLLACPGLTLDEIRPWRWLSAVRGENARKVRRQAAGGSHPDVLPDAG, encoded by the coding sequence ATGGGGGTACACGACGACAGCATCATCCCGTTGCCCGGCCCGGACGGGGTCCGGCAGCCCGCCGCCGGCACACCCCGCCCGTGGGAGAACACCGACCGCGCCCAAGCCGCCGTCGACGGCGCCACCGGACCGGAACCGCCCGGTCCGCCCCGGTGCCCCCACTGCGGACTCGCCGGCGAGCGCCGCCCCACCTACACGGACCGGCATGTCCTCCTCGAACCCGGACTCGTCCTGCCGGCGCATCTGGTACCAGGCGGACACCGGTGGCACCTCGACGGCAACGGAGTGGCCTGGAACGGAGGTTTCGCCGAACCCCCACCCGGCACCAGCTGCCGTGTGCCGCACCTGTTGGCCTGCCCCGGTCTGACCCTGGACGAGATCAGGCCCTGGCGGTGGCTGTCCGCGGTCCGGGGGGAGAACGCCCGCAAGGTGCGGCGGCAGGCGGCCGGAGGAAGCCACCCGGACGTCCTGCCCGACGCCGGTTGA
- a CDS encoding molybdopterin-dependent oxidoreductase produces the protein MRDLPRLPSSPGFWRSPLRGPWFTSVLGLVLLVGVTVLFVTGLVSYAAYNPGLSPVNDTTPDKGLLGFYLFAWPTGPVWLYRLTQGVHVTLGITLIPVLLAKLWSVVPKLFALPPARSLAHALERVSLLLLVGGGLFEFTTGVLNVQLEYVFPGSFYPLHFYGAWVFFAAFVAHAVLKAPAAVRNVRRRGRRTGELVSPRPDLPTVSRRGALWFVAGGSLLLFVTTAGQSIGGVLRRTALLAPHGGPDPGTGPNGFQINKTAAYAGITPADTHQDAWRLVVTGRTGTVRLTRAELLRLPLHSSALPIACVEGWSTADQWWRGVRLRDLAALVGYEDTPPDVFVESLQRHGAFRHTALRSNQAADPRSLLALYVNGEDLSPDHGYPARVIVPAAPGVMNTKWVARLTFGDL, from the coding sequence ATGCGAGACCTTCCACGCCTCCCTTCCTCCCCGGGCTTTTGGCGCAGTCCCCTGCGGGGTCCCTGGTTCACTTCGGTACTGGGCCTCGTACTGCTCGTCGGTGTCACCGTGCTGTTCGTGACCGGCCTGGTCTCCTACGCCGCCTACAACCCGGGTCTGTCCCCGGTCAACGACACCACCCCGGACAAGGGCCTCCTGGGTTTCTACCTCTTCGCGTGGCCGACCGGCCCGGTGTGGCTGTACCGGCTCACTCAGGGCGTCCACGTCACACTCGGCATCACCCTGATTCCCGTGCTGCTCGCCAAGCTGTGGTCCGTGGTGCCGAAGCTGTTCGCCCTGCCGCCGGCCCGATCCCTGGCACACGCGCTTGAGCGGGTCTCACTGCTGCTCCTGGTCGGCGGCGGGCTGTTCGAGTTCACCACCGGAGTGCTCAACGTCCAGTTGGAGTACGTCTTCCCTGGATCCTTCTACCCGCTGCACTTCTACGGTGCCTGGGTCTTCTTCGCCGCCTTCGTGGCCCATGCCGTGCTCAAGGCGCCCGCGGCCGTCCGGAACGTGCGCCGGCGCGGGAGGCGCACAGGAGAACTGGTGTCCCCGCGGCCCGATCTTCCGACCGTCAGCCGACGCGGGGCTCTGTGGTTCGTGGCCGGCGGCTCGCTGCTGCTCTTCGTGACGACGGCCGGACAGAGCATCGGCGGGGTCCTGCGCCGTACCGCGCTCCTCGCGCCGCACGGCGGCCCCGACCCCGGCACCGGCCCGAACGGCTTCCAGATCAACAAGACCGCCGCATATGCCGGGATCACCCCGGCCGACACGCACCAGGACGCCTGGCGCCTCGTCGTCACGGGCCGCACCGGCACGGTCCGGCTCACCCGCGCCGAACTGCTGCGCCTGCCCCTGCACAGTTCCGCGCTGCCCATCGCCTGTGTCGAGGGCTGGTCCACGGCGGACCAGTGGTGGCGCGGGGTGCGGCTGCGTGATCTCGCCGCGCTCGTGGGGTACGAGGACACCCCGCCTGACGTGTTCGTGGAATCCCTGCAGCGGCACGGCGCGTTCCGCCACACGGCCCTGCGCTCCAACCAAGCGGCGGACCCGCGCTCCTTGCTCGCCCTGTACGTCAACGGCGAGGATCTGTCCCCCGACCACGGCTACCCGGCGCGCGTCATCGTGCCCGCCGCTCCCGGTGTGATGAACACCAAGTGGGTGGCCCGGCTGACCTTCGGAGATCTGTGA